The DNA window GGCGCCATTCTCCTTCTTTTTGCAATTGGTCTGGAGCTTTCGGTGGCCGAATTGGCCCGCCTCGGCTGGCGGGTTCTGTTGGCGGGCGTTGGCCAGATTCTGTTGATGGGGTGCCTTGCCTTCGGTTTTGCTCGAATTGCCGGCTGGGCTGGTCCCTCGGCCGTATTGCTGTCTTTTATTCTGGTGCATTCCAGCACCGTGGTCGCTCTGAAGCTCTTTGCGGATCGTGGCCAACTCGACGCCCCACAAGGTCGCGTCGCGACCGGCATTCTGGTGCTGCAGGATCTGTCGGTTGTCCCGATTGTGTTGCTGATTCCGCTGCTGGGCAAACCGGAGGGCATTGATCTTTCGGAGATTGCACGCGCCCTGGGCACGGCCTGCGTCGTGGTTGTAGGTATCGTCGCGCTGGCGAGGGTCGTCTTGCCAGCCCTGCTGCGCGAGGCTGCCGGGCTGGGACTTCGCGAACTCTTTACGGTCACGGTCGTTCTGATCTGCCTCGGTACGGCCTGGCTCGCGGAAAGTATGTCTCTCTCACTGGAGGTGGGAGCGCTGATCGCCGGGCTGGTTCTTTCCGACTCCGACTATTCACACCAGGTCTTTGCCGATATGGCGCCGCTTCGGGATGTCTTTGCGAGCCTGTTTTTCATCTCCATCGGAATGCACCTCGGCTACGAGTTCCTGATGACGCATGCTGTGGAAGTTCTGCTCGGCGCCGCCGGGTTGATGCTTGGCAAGATCCTCATTTTTCTGGTGCTTCTCTTGCCCGTCCTCGGTTCGCTGCGTCTGGCGCTCGTCGTGGCCGTGGGCCTGTCTCAGTTGGGCGAGTTGGCCATCATCCTTCTCCAGATAGCCGGGCCGACGGGCCTTTTTCCGCCCGGCGCACAGGAACTTCTGGTCGGCATTGCCGTGATCACATTCGGGGTCTCGCCCCTGCTGCTGGGGCCGGCCGAGAGGTTGGGTTTGTGGTGGCAGCGTCGGCGCGGGACGACTCTGGATTCTCTGGCGGACGAGCCGCCGGTCGACGGACATGTCGTGATTCTGGGTTATGGGTTGAACGGACGCAATCTGGCAAAAGTTTTGCGCGAGACGGGCGTTCCCTACCGCGTCGCTGCTCTGAACCCTGCCCGCGTCGCAGAGGCGCGCTCGCGCGGAGAGCATGTCGTCTTCGGGGATGCGACGAGTCGCGAGGTTTTGGAAACTCTGGCAGTTTCGCGGGCGTCGATCGTGGTCATCGCGATCTCCGACGCGGTGGCCAGTCAGCGGGCAACCGGACTGGTTCGGGAGCTGAACGCCTCGGCCGCTATTTTGGTCCGCACGCGCTATGTCACGGAGATGGAGCCGTTGCGGGCTCTGGGTGCGGATGAGGTGATTCCCGAGGAGTTCGAGACCTCGGTCGAGATTTTTGCCCGAGTTTTGCGCCGTCTCCATATCCCGCGCAATGTGATCGATTTGCAGATCTCCTTGATTCGCCAGGACGGCTACGAGATGCTGCGTGGTTTGGACTTGCCCGGTCAAGGCCTTCGCGATGTGCAGAAACTTCTCGTGGCAGCGATGACCGAGACCTACCTCGTCGAGCCTGCCTCGGCGGGTATCGGTCGCACGATTCGCGATCTGCAATTACGGGAGCAGACCGGCGTTACCTTGATTGCGGTCGTTCGCGGGGGACTGCCGTCGGCCAACCCCGACCCGGATTTTCGAATCGAGGAAGAGGATGTCCTCGTCCTGCTGGGGGATCATGCGGGTTTGGAAAGGGCGTTTCAGGTTTTGGGCGGAAACCCCGAGAACTGAGTTTCGCGCAGTCCTTCGTCAGAGAGCCCTCAGGGCGCGGACGAAGAACTTGGCAAAGCGTGGACCGTCGATTGCCGTGGCACAGCGGATTTTCCGTCCCTTGGGGTCTTCGTAGGTTCGGAAGACATCGCCATCCCAGCCCGTGCTGATTCCAAGATCTTCAAACTCGCAATGAGATTCATCGAGTGCGCAGGCAAGTGCCAGCGGGTCGTGCAGAAAGGCTGCATTGCCGGAAAGATCACCCACGAAGCCCTCGAAAAGGGATCGCTGTATGGGGGTCCAGCGGTCGAGAGCCCGCAGGATGGCGGCACGTGCCGGACCGGCGCCATCGGCGAGACGATCGCGGTCGTCCGGCGTAAGCCATGTCTGCAAGGTAACGTCGGCGGTCACCAATCGGGTCGGAATTTGCGCCTCGAGAACGATCGTCGCGGCGGCTGGATCGGAGCAGATATTATAGTCGATGCCGAAGGGAAAGCTTTTTTGACCGAATGTAATCTCGCGCAGGTGGCCGCCCATGATCGTCAGTTGCGGGATTTTCGCGGCCGTCTGAGGTGCCTCGAGAATGAGTCGGGCGATATTGGTCAGCGGGCCCACGGCAACCACTTCCGCTTGGGGATGCGTTTCGATCATCCGTGCGAGTGCCGCGACGCCCGTCTCTGTCGGCAGCGCGTCCCGATCGCTTTCGTCGAGAATACCGTCCCCTTCCTGGCCGTGCCAGAAAAACCGCTTTTCGTCATCTACGGGATCGACGGTACCCGCAAACACGGGAATTCCGGATTGTCCGGCGAGGCGTGCCAACTTCCGTGCGATCCGGGCACGGCATGCGGTATCCCCCGAGACTGTCGTGATGCCGATCAATTCGATCGACGGCTCCGCCAGTGCCAGTCCCAGGCAAAGAGCGTCGTCCACATCGCTGCCGATATCTGTGTCGAGAATGATTTGCTTCATCGAATTTCCAGTTCCTCGATGGTGGCCGCGGGCTCGGAAATCCACGAGCATCCGGTGTCGATGGCCGTCAGAGACGCCGTGACTTCACCAACAGCGGCGACTCGGGCCGCACCGATCGTGCGTCGCAAGATTTCCACACCCGCGATTTGTACCGTGGTCTCCCATGCGGCCAGGTCGCGTGCTCCTTCGCTATAACCACGCCAGAGCGCGGCGGCGCGACGACGCAGAGAGGATTCGTCCTTGAGTGCAATGGCGGCGAGCCCGAGGTGGCCGAGCAGCAAGCCGGGGTCCAGCGCCGCACAGCCCATATGGGCGATCTCTGCATCGAGCAGCTTTGTGCCCTGCGCGGAAAGGAGAATATTTCCCGGCTGCGGGTCGGCGTGCACCAGCACGAGCTCCTCGTCCCGGCACTGCTGATGGAGAGCGGTGATGCGACGCTGTAGCGGCTCGTCGTCACGGAGATTGCCTGCGCCCTCGCGGACGGGTTGGGGCAGGGGGAAGTCATTATCGCCAAAGGGCAGCTCGAAAATATGCGCGAAGTGAAGCTGGCGCATATCCTCGTTCCGAAACTTCGATCGCAGAACCGCTTGGTCCTGTGTGCTTTGGTGGACGCGCCCGAGCAGACCCCCGATGGTCTCGAGTGCCGAGGTGAGGTCGCGTGTCGACAGTAGCTCGTGGTCGAGGCGGGGGCAGGTGCCGAGGTCTTCCAGAACGAGAACGCGCTGGTCGGGGTCGAAGTCGAGGATTGTCGGACAGCAGTGGTCCGGATCGACTGTGGCGGCATGGCGGATCCACGATGCTTCGATGAGGATTCTTCGGGTATCTGCCCGGTATTGGGGGAATTTCTCCAATTGCTCGCGTGCTTGCTTGATGATCCAGCTCTGACCGTCGGGCGCTCGCACGCGCCGAACCCAATTGATATTCCCGTCGCCGGCGGACTCGACCGCACAGGGGGTTCCCGGTGGGATCAGCCCTCGCTGGCATAGGAAGTCCACAACGGAATCCTCATTCAGCGCTATCGTTGGAGAATCCTCCCGCAAGTTTTCCACCATCGGAGCTTCGCGTGCCGCTCCGATGGATGCAACAGTGAGACCCAGTGGGTCGCGATAATGACAATCCCCCCCGAACCCCGGCGGTCGCGGTTTTGGGGCCCCTGGACCCGGATTCGCAGGGCTTGCGGGACCAGACCCTACAGCCCGCGGAGGTAATTTCACTTCGGGACTCGGATTTTGCCGAGAAAATCGCTTCCTGCGCATCTGACCTCCTGATCTTTTTGAGCGAAGGTGACTCTCTTGCGCCCGAGGCTCTGGTCCGCTCTTCGCGAGCGATGGCCGGAACGGCCGCGGCGGTCGTGATGCGAGCCGAAGGCGTGGATTCGTTCGGTACACCTGATCAGAATGTTGGTTCCAGACCGATCGACGAGAGCGAATTTCTGCTTCGCTGGGTCAGCGGCGTGCCTTTGGTCACCAGTCAGGTGATGCTGCGACGCAGTCGCGTCCAATCAGCATTGCGTCTGCCGGGCGTCTCGCGGCCCCGGGAGGTGATCGCGGCGGTCATCGCGCGCCACGAAACACGATTCCTCGACGAGATTCTGGTGCGCTGCGATGGTACTTCTCGCGGCGCGGAATTCCCCGCGAATCTCCTCGCGACAGATTTGTTGGAGGACTTTTGTTTTCGGTTAGGTGGGGGGCGCTGGGCGGATCCTCGTGCACGAGCGCAAGTCCGCTGTCGGCTCGCGGATGCGTTAGGGGAGGGCGCCGGAGACGAAGGAGTCGTTCGGGTCCTGCGTGATGCCGCAGATCAGCTTGCCGGCGGAGAGGCAACGAGAGTTTCACCGCCAAATGCCCGACGATCCTTCGCCGGGATTCCGCGGGGAACACTGCCCATGCCCCCGGCAGCCGTTGCGCAAGATTGGGACCGGCGAGCGGATCAGAACATCAGCCGCGAGGAACTCATGGCCGCGATGAATGCGCGCGCAGACTTGCGCGAAGATATCTGCCCCACGGCGCGGACGGTTGAAGGACTTCGGCGAGGTCTCGCGGGCCTGGCGTCGGGTGCGGTGCGGGCGGATCGATCGGACGCACCCACCCAAATGCTCATGCCGGAACCCGACCGCTCAGCAGAGGACGGCCTGGAGCGCCAGCCGTGTGTGGCCTTGCAGGTGCCCTCGCTCGGATCGGGCGGTTTGGAAAATATTGTCGCGATTCTCGCGCGTCGACTCTCAGCGCAGGGATTTCGCGTGCTGGTGATCTGCGACAAGGCCGGAGGCATCCTGGCCGAAGAACTCGTGGCCGAAGGCCTGGAGGTTTTCGTTCTCGGGGAGCAGGACCCGGAGGGCGAGTTGGCGGTTCTTTTTGCGGATCAAAATGTGGATGTTCTCTCGGCACACTATTCGTGGTTGGGGGTTCCGGCTGCGGCCGCGCAGGACATTCCGGTCGTGATGACGGTGCACAATGAATACGGATGGATGGGTGCCGCAGCTCATGAAACCGTTTGTGCGCTGGACTCTCTGGTCCACGGTTATATCGCCGTGAGCCAGACCGTTGCGGATTTTCACGCAGCACGCTTTTCGATTGATCCGGGTCGGATTGCCGTTGTCCGGAATGCGGCAAGCGACCGCTTGCGGGTTTTGGGCACAACCCACCGCGAGGCGAAACGAGCCGAACTGAACCTCGACCCCGAGGCCTGCGTCCTGCTGTTGGTTGGCCGTCTGGAACCGGTCAAAGGACAGCTCTTGCTAGCCGAGGCCGTGGCTCGATGCGCCCGGCAGGGGCTTTTCTGTCAGGTGTTACTGGCTGGCGAGGTGGGCGACTCTCTTTACGCGGCGCAGTTGGAGAAACGTCTCGAGGCATTGGACCTGACGAAGCATTTCCGGATCCTGGGGGAGCGCTCCGATGTCCCCGAGTTGCTTGCAGCGGCCGACTTTTTTGTGCAGCCCTCGCTCTTTGAGGGCTTGAGTTTGGCCGCTGTCGAGGCCTTGCAGGCCGGGGTTCCGGCGGTTCTGGCCCCAACAGGCGACGCGGGCTTTCTCCTCGGCGTCGACGATGCGGAACCCGCAGGTCTTGTTTTCGATCGAACGCCCGCAGATCCGCATCTCGTCCATTCGGAGATCCGTTTTCGTGAGGCTTCCGCGCCTTCGAGCGCAGACATTCAGGCACTCGCAGCAGCCTTGCAGGAGGCAACGACAAGAAAGGCGATGCTTGGTCGCGGCGCGGTCCGGCGGGCCGAAGAGTTACGCGAGCTTCTGAGTCCGGATCGGATGGTAGGGGCGCATGCAAGTTTACTCAAGCAGGCCGTGGCGGCAGGTGGCCTCTCTCATCTCGTCGATTTTCGTCGCGAGTTGATCGATGAGGCGGAACGGCTGGAATCAGAGTTTCAACTCCAGCGGCAAATGCAGCTGGAGGAAGCGGAGGCGAGACAAGCTCCTCCGCCGAGTCTTCTGAGTCGTTTGCGGGAACGATTCAGACGCTCTCGGTGATGGCCACGCGGCTCAGAATCGCTGCGGCACGTGCTTTCCAGGTGTGGCGTTCGGCTGCTTGACGGAGCTGATGGACGCGCTCGGGCGACCGCCCCTCGGCGACTGCTGCGTCGAGTTGCGGCAACCAGTCCTCCGCGCCTTGCGCGACCCTGACGGAGTTCTCCTTTCGGCACTCCTGCATCGCGGTTGTGACTGTTGGGCACCCTCCCGCCATATATTCAAAAAGCTTGAGTGGTGAGACGGCGTTGGTCAGGTCATCAACGATAAAGGGAATCGTCGCGACATCGAAAGCGGCGAGGATCGACGGCAAATCTGCGTAGGGGCGGGGGCCGATCAGGTGAACGTTGGGCAATTCGCCCAGCCCGCTGGCGGCAGCACTCCCATCGTGATCGGGGCCGACGAGAACGAAGCTCCACTTGGGGCGCGCCAATGCGGTTCGCCGGATCAGCTCATAATCGACCCAACGGGCCAAGGCTCCGAAGTACCCGATCACCGGGCCGGGCAGATGGTCGATCGATGCCTCGGGAATCACGCCTGCGGTTGCGAAGTGGTCGAAGTCCACGCCATTGGGCACGAGGAGAACGTCAGGTCGTATCTCGACTATTTCCTGCACGAGGCGGTCGGCGGTCGCGACCACGAGGTCGGCTTCGCGGACCAGGCGCGCATGCTCCCGGCGCAGACGTTCTTGCGGACCGCCAAAGACTTCCAGCACATCGACTGATTCATAGACGATTCGCGCCTCACGAAAGTATGCCGCCTCATAACCATTATACGGCATCGTGAAGACGATCGGGGACTGGACGCCATCAAACGCGCACAAGGGAACGGAGCTCAGGATGACATTCGGTGCGATCTCCCGGAGCCGCGGGCCCTCGGGGTCGTCGTAATCGTGCAGGCAGAAGAAGACCAGATGGTCCAATTGGCCGAGTGCCACTGCCAATTGGTGCGGGCGTTGGAAGAGGTCGATCGCCCATCCGATATTGGGCGGAAAAATCACCACTTCGCCGCGGGGACCTTTGGCAATCCGCTCTGTTATTTCCGCAGCAAAGCGCGCGGTATCGTGGCGATTCCCCTCATGAGGTCGCCAGTTGCAGGCCCATTTGTCTTCGTAGATCTTGCGATTCTCTTCATGGAGGCTGCGGTACTTGGCATCAGCCATTTTTCGGAAACTGGCCCGCCCGGCGTGATGAATATAAGCCTCTTCCGCGCAACTGACCCGGTAACCAGCCGCTCGGACGCGATGGGCATAGTCGTCGTCCTCGAACATGCCGATGCCATAGCGTTCGTCGAGGTCGCCGATTTTTTGATAGACGGCGCGCGGCATGGCGACGCAGTACATCGCCAGGACATCGATCGGATAGAGCATGTCTTCGTGTTCGTTACCCCAGGACTGGGCAAACTCGACAAGGCCCCCGAGATCGCGATAGCCGGCGTCCTGTCGTGCCTCGTTCCAGACGTTATTGGTGACGGGACCGATCAGCCCGATCTCGGGATCAGCTTCGAGATTATGGATCAGACGGCTCAGCCAACCGCGGGGCAGAACGGTATCGTTGTTCAGCAGCACGAGAAAATCACCGGAAGCGCGTGCGAGGCCCTGATTGTTTGCCGCCGCAAACCCCCGATTTTCCTTATTCAGGACGAGAGTGATGCGAGGTTCGCCTGCCGCCTGCTCTTCGAGATAGGCGGGAGTTTCATCGGTCGAGCCGTTGTCGACCAGAATTGCTTCCCAGCATGGCCATGAGGTATTCGCCCGCAGCGAGTCCAGGCACTGCCGGGTGAAGCCGAGATTGTTCCAGGTCACGATGATAATGCTGATTTTCGGGAACATATCGTTCACGATGTCGGCCATTGCGGCCCCGCGTGATTGCCAGGAGTTTTCTCTCGCGAAGCGTCGGCGAGCCGCAACGACGGTCGCATCCGAGCCCTCGAGCGCCTCCTCGAGCTTGCGTGTGAAGCTGGCCGGGTCGTTTGCCTGCTGGAACAGATTCCCGTGCGGCCGCAGTTCCGGAAGATCGCTGGTGACAACAGGCTTGCCGGCCGCCATGTATTCATAGGCCTTTACCGGGTCCGTTGCTTCGATCAGGGGCGTGGACTGGAAGGGAATGGTGGCAACATCGAAGCGAGCGAGCCAGGCGGGGAGTTCGCTGTAGGGCTTCTCGCCCAGAAAATGAACGTGTGGCAAGGCCTTGAGGTCGTCATGTTGGGGTGCTCCGAAGGTGGAGCCAATGAGCAGAAACGTCCACTCGGGGTGCTTGGCCGCGGCATCACGAAGCAGATCAAAATCGAACCATGCGGAAATAGCGCCGAAGTAACCGATCACCGGCCCCTCGATTTTGGGAAGACCGGCCGGCGACTCCGGCGAGGGGTTGGCGAAGTGATCAAAGTCGCCGGCATTGGGGATTCGGTGCAAGGGCTTGGCCGAGAAGGCCAACTTCGTCGCCAGCGCGCGCGAGGTGACGACGATCGCGTCCGCGTCCTCGGCGAGGCGCTTTTCGCGGCCGATCATCTCGGCGTCGTTGGTGGCAAAGCCCTCGTGGTCGTCCATGCAATCGTAGAGAACCCGCCAGCCTCGGTCGCGAAGCGCCAGTGCTGCATCGCTCCAGAACGGCAACTGCACGATGGATGCGGCCGTCGAGATGCCTTCCCGTCTCGCCAATTCTCGCAGCGACGCGACCAATGCGGCCTGATTGGCCTCATTGAGGGTGTCGGTATAGAGGTTGCAAGCCTCGGCCATGCCGGGTTTGACGCGGAAGATGCCTTTCTCGATCAGCGACAGGCGTGGTGCGGCTCCAGGCTCGAGGTGTGCGCCCGTGAGCAAGGAGTCCGGGTCGATCCAGAAAATGCGGTGGCCACGAGCGGCCAGCGCCCGCATGAGCTGTTGGGGGCGCTGGAATCGGAAATCCCAGTCAATAATCGGAAAGCAGATGATATCAACGGATGCAGCACGGTCTTCGATCTTGCCGGTGGTTGCGAGCAAACCTTCCTCCGAGACCACCCACGGCCGAGGTTTGGGCGGCAACCCGACCATCTTCCGCAAGCGGGTCCGGATCGGATACGGAATATGCCGTCCGATATGCTCCTGGCCAGCCCTGAGGAGCACTCCTCCGAGGCGGCGATAAATTCGCTGTTGCGTCACCAATTCCCTCGCTACACCTTGCGCGCACGGCACTCAATGACCACCTTTTCGGATACCTGATGTCGAACGAAGCCCATGGGGAATTCTCGCCTGACGAGAGCCTGACGGCGAGCCTCGAGGCTCTTGAGCCCGAGTTGCGCTCTCGGCTGAAGGCGACCCTTCTCGATGATATGCTCACCGAATACGACGCTCGATTCCTGGTGGATTTCGTGCAGGGGCTTTCGGTTGAATTCTCCGAGGCTTTCCTTGAGGTTTTTCAGAACTGGGCGGTGGAGGAAGAGGCTCATTACGCGGCCTTTCGCGGCATTTGCAAACTCTTCCGACCGGGATTGCAGGCGGATCTGGATGCGCGCCGACCGGATTTCGGGGGCATCGAGCATCTTTTCGGCAGCGAGTTCGAGATCCTATGTCTGCTGGCCTATGACGAACTGGCGACAATTCGGGGCTACCGCGGGAATCTGCCGCTCTATGACCTTCTGGGCGCTCCCTTCGGGTCGTTCCTCCGAACCGTAGTCGCGGACGAGGGGCGCCATTACGCGTCGTTCCGACAACTTTTATTCGATTGTCACGGCGACAAGCTTGCAGATGCCCCGGCGATTATCCGGCGGATTCGTGGTGCGGACGGGGCCCCATATCAGTCGACTTTCGTGCTGGATCATGACGATCCGATCTATGGCACCGAAATTTTTGACGAAGCGGCAGCGGTTCTGGAACGTCAATTGACCCAAAACCTGCCGGCGGCCTGAAGGTAGAGTCGCGTGCTGCTGCGTTCTTTTTGTGTCAGAGGAAACCTGTGAATCGCGATCGAATGATAGCTTCTCTCGATGACGGACCCTGGGACGTCATTGTGGTCGGCGGAGGAGCCTCGGGCCTGGGAATCGCCGTCGATGCCCAGAGCCGCGGTTACCGGACGCTCCTGCTCGAGAAATGGGACTTCGCGAAAGGAACCTCGAGCCGTTCCACCAAGTTGGTGCATGGTGGCGTGCGCTACCTGCAGCAGGGCAATGTATCGCTGGTCCTCGAAGCCCTGCGCGAACGCGGCCTGTTGTGTCGTAATGCGGCTCATCTGGTCCACGATCTGGCTTTCATCGTACCCCGATACCGATGGTGGGAAGGTCCTTTTTACGGTGTGGGGCTGAAATTATACGATCGCCTCGCTGGCAAGCTCAATCTGGCCCGTTCCCGAATTCTCGATCGGAAGACCACCATGGCCAAGATTCCCAATGTGGAAACCGAAAGTCTGCTCGGCGGGGTCCAGTACTACGACGCTCAATTCGACGATGCGCGGCTCGCTCTTTCTCTCGCCATGACGGCCGCGGACGAGGGCGCGACTCTGCTCAACTATATGTCGGTGGATCGGTTGTTGAAAAAAGATGGTCAGGTGGTTGGGGTCGCTGCCACCGATGCAGAGACCGGCCGCCAGCATAATTTGCACGGCTCGGTCGTGATCAATGCTACCGGCGTTTTTACTGATTCCGTGCGTCGCCTCGACGATTCCCGGGCCGGTGTTACCGTCACGGCGAGCCAAGGCGTGCATATCGTCCTCGACCGCAGCTTTCAGCCCTCGGATACCGCGATCATGGTTCCACAAACGGATGATGGCCGAGTTCTATTTGTCATTCCGTGGCATGATCGGTGTCTGGTGGGGACAACCGATACCGAGGTACCCGAGGCCGATATCGAGCCCCGGCCGATGGCCGAGGAAATCGAGTTCATCCTGCGCAACGCAGCCCGCTATCTGGACCACGACCCCAAACAGGAAGACATCCTGAGTTGCTTCGCCGGGCTGCGGCCGCTGGTGAAGGCTGATGCGGAGACAGGCGGCACGAAGTCCATTTCACGCGAGCATTCGGTTCTGATTTCGGAATCCGGATTGGTCACGATCGTGGGTGGCAAGTGGACGACTTACCGGAAGATGGCCGAAGATACCGTCAATGATGCGGCGAGTATTGCCGGGCTTGAGGAGAGGCCCTGCCGGACCGAAGAGCTGCATCTCCACGGCTGGATGGACCGAGATGATCCAGCTTTGCCCGCAGACGGACATATGGAGATGTACGGGTCAGATGCCGCAGCGGTCCAGACGTTTCTGGCCGAGTTCCCCGATGGAGAGACTCTCCTGCACCCGGATCTGCCATACTCTCGAGGGCAGGTGGCCTGGGCCGCGCGGTTTGAAATGGCACGCACGCTCGATGATGTCCTCGCACGGCGCACACGTTGCCTTTTGCTGAATGCACGCGCGGCGATAGCCGCCGCCCCCGATGCGGCAGCGATTCTCGCCGCAGAACTTGGACGTGACGAGGCTTGGCAAAACCATCAGGTCGAAGCATTTCGGGCGCTCGCAGCTTCCTACCTGCCCTGATCGCGCCCAAACGGCCGGAGATGGCCGGTCGACTTTTGTCGCTGTGCTCGAGAGCACAAAAAAAGCCCGGACCCCTTTTGAGGGCCCGGGCTCTTTGCGAAGCAAACGCGCTTTTTAGAGTCGCGCTCCGACGGCAAAGCCGAAGAGGCGTGGCTCAATGGTGAACACGTTTGTGAAGTTGGCGGTCGCGGCATCAGAGACATACATGCCGGTCACGTTGTCGTCGTTGAGGATGTTTTTCACATAGCCTCGAACGAACCAGCGACCTTCAGCATCTTCGAAGATCATCTGTGCATCCCAACGGTACCAGGACGGAATCTTGTCCAGAGGCGCGTTGTAGATACGACCCCACATGGCGCTCTGCCAGTAGAAGTCCGTACGAGGTGTGATGTCGATTCCCAGAGACTCGATCGGGAACGTGTACTGAGCGCCGAGGCTGAACGAGAACTCAGGTGCGTTCGCCAGCTCGTTGCCCTTCAGGTTGTACTCATACTCGAGCGACTTGCCATTCTCCGGGTTGCTGGAGATGTTTTCGGCCTCGCCCGCTGCGTTCGGAACCGATTCCATGGCTCCACAGTTGAGCAACGTGGGCGCTCGCTTCTCTTCGCCGTTGTGAACCACGTTGGCAAAGGTGATCGGCTCGTTGACGAAGTAGTTGTAACCACCGTCTCCGATGCCATCCAGCCGCCCATCGAAGTAGGCGTCAAAGAACTTCTCCTTGTTGACGACGCAGGGCTGCGCGAAGATGGAGTCCTTGCCCAGATAGTTCGGGTTTGTCCCTGCGCCAGATTGCTCGTAGTGGCGCTCGCCATTGGGGTCGCGCGGATCTGCGGTTTTGAAATCCTCCGAGATCTTGCTTCCCAGGTACGAGAAGTTGAAGTTGATCAAAGCGCCCGGCAGGACCGGCGGCACCCAGATCGACTCAAGCTCGAGACCCCAGACGAAGGCGTCGGTGTTCTCGTTGAGTGCGGTACGGTTGGCAATCTTCGAGACTTGATAATCCTTGTAGTCATAGAAGAAGGCCGTGAGGTTGGCCTGCAGGCCCCAGTCCAGAATCGAGTTCTTCGCGCCAATTTCATAGGCGTTCACGAACTCGGGTGCGAACGTATCGGCGACTCCGCCGAATCCTGGCTGTTCCGGGTTGACTGCGGGGTTGAAGCCGCCGGGACGATAGCCTCGTGACCAGCTGAAGTAGGTCAGAGTCTCATCCGTGAAGGGCAGCTCGGCCGCGTAGTCGATCACGAAACGACCGGTGAAGGCGTTCCAGGTTTCCTCGGTGGGCGAACCCTTGAGGACGCGAGCCATGTTGTAGGTCGGAATTTGCTGTCCCGGCAGGAAGCAGCGCTCTTCGCCGTTCTCGTCGATGAAGCAATCCTGCGCGCCCGGGAAGTCGGTCACGCCCGGGAAGCTGGGACCCACAGGTGTGAGAGTCTCGCCTCCGGTACCAATGCAGAGAAGGTCAGCACCGCCGAGAGGGAGAGGCGTAGCCGACTGGGCGAGAGGGTCGGTGTTGATCAGGCAGAGCTGGTTGGGAGGTGTCCCGACAGCGCCACCGCCAGCCAGAGAGTTGAACAGCGTGGATCGGTCCGAAACGCTCTTCTGATCGTAGTTCCAACGGAAGCCACCGGTCAGTTTCAAGGACGGGGTCACGTCGACATAGCCTTCGGTGTAGAAGCCGAGGCCTGTGCGATCGTAGCTGCCGGTCGCGTTGTCAAAGAAGCTGGGATAGAGTCCCGAGAGCCCGATGTTGGGGATAGGACCCTGCGGCTGAATGATTGGCGTAGCGTTCACAGCCACCGCTTCCAGCGTGTTGGAGAGGACGCGATAGCCGCCCTCGCT is part of the Candidatus Binatia bacterium genome and encodes:
- a CDS encoding TonB-dependent receptor; translation: MRTLKYFAIAMLVASFASSAYAQDLDVAPEKEAENQLEAFDTPPEREPRAAIEEMVVTAQRKSQSLQEVPIAVSAFNAEALELQQITTFSDLQFTAPNVNFTKTNFTGSNFSIRGIGSGTVAASGSPGVAFHVNEAALPSPIFAAEYFDLERIEVLRGPQGTLYGQSATGGVVNVITAKPQLEEFGGDVEVEYGNYNTFKVRGAVNIPIGEKIAIRLAGLSLQRDGMIDNLYTGSDVGGDTVDGRDLYSIRGTIAAEITESTSAYFMWERFSENDNRARITNQRCNPTSTPQLGCDWRGTVDTMQAGGAYPQAVAGSLFSSYGGLAPWGNGKAVYDAQGNELYPALDPNPYQTASPEIQKRLNDDFRTVYTDMDPIYKQESNLYMMNIDQELPFDLNLNLLGGYSGGTLLSSQDYNMDVGATFQPTETYPQGVLPVSGPKPFNNSDENLQGIYANEVFRWSDRTFGYDQSWGENSTWYGEGRISSDWEGMFNFLAGFNGTSEHSEGGYRVLSNTLEAVAVNATPIIQPQGPIPNIGLSGLYPSFFDNATGSYDRTGLGFYTEGYVDVTPSLKLTGGFRWNYDQKSVSDRSTLFNSLAGGGAVGTPPNQLCLINTDPLAQSATPLPLGGADLLCIGTGGETLTPVGPSFPGVTDFPGAQDCFIDENGEERCFLPGQQIPTYNMARVLKGSPTEETWNAFTGRFVIDYAAELPFTDETLTYFSWSRGYRPGGFNPAVNPEQPGFGGVADTFAPEFVNAYEIGAKNSILDWGLQANLTAFFYDYKDYQVSKIANRTALNENTDAFVWGLELESIWVPPVLPGALINFNFSYLGSKISEDFKTADPRDPNGERHYEQSGAGTNPNYLGKDSIFAQPCVVNKEKFFDAYFDGRLDGIGDGGYNYFVNEPITFANVVHNGEEKRAPTLLNCGAMESVPNAAGEAENISSNPENGKSLEYEYNLKGNELANAPEFSFSLGAQYTFPIESLGIDITPRTDFYWQSAMWGRIYNAPLDKIPSWYRWDAQMIFEDAEGRWFVRGYVKNILNDDNVTGMYVSDAATANFTNVFTIEPRLFGFAVGARL